The DNA window GGAAGCAAATCACGTACAGATCCGAATGATGGGTCCTTCTTCTCCTGCGTACTCCTGAAGACATATAAGAAGAGGGGAATAAGAAATTAGAGTAATTAACTAGCTACCCTGATGAATCGTAGATGAATTTCAGAAAGGGATGTCTCCGGCGCTTACCCAACAGTAGAATCTGCTGAGTGGACGGTGACGCCTCCTCCTACCGCCTCCACTGGCTCCTCCTGCACAGTTACAAATACACAAATCGCCGGATGAGAAGAACGGAACGAAATAGCCAAAATCGGGGCGGAACCGACCAATCTCCTCCCGTTTTTTTTTTACCTTCAGAGCCGGCTCCTCGGCTTCCGCGAAATCGCAGAGGACCGCGACCTTGGACTCCACCCTCGACTCCCTGATCCTGGGGTTAAACGCTGCAATCCGGAACAAGGGGGGGAATCAGGAAAAAATCGGTGAGGGAAATCAGGGCTGAAGCTGAGGCGGAACttggagggagggagaaggcaATCGACTAggaaggccgcggcggcgcgcaggtaCGTACGCGATGGGGCGTGGCTGCGGGCGGCCTCGAACCAGCTTTCGGCGGCGCGCACGGCCTCCTCCGTCTCCTCGTTGATGAAGTCGAAGAACCTCGGCGCGGAGAACTCGTACGCCTCGtcgatcgccgccgccgtcgtccccgCGTCGGGCGCCATGGGTGGATGGGGAATCGTAGGGTTGATGCGGAATCGCCGCCTAGAGCTTGTGGGGTGGGGGATCAGACGCtaggtctctctctctctgtctctccGCGATTAAGCGGTGGGGAGACACGAgtgaagaagaaggggaagcgTCGGCGGTTGGGAGGGATCGGGAGCCTTGGCGGCGGGGAGATGAACGTTGGGGCTGGTGGGGATAGGGGTAGGGGTCTCCAACGGTCGGGAGGTTTGAACACTGTGCCAAAGGGGCAAGGCTTTAGTGAGGGATTGCCATGGTGGGTGGGTCGGGTGCACGCGCCCGGCGCGCAACGGCTATTTTCCCGGTGAGGCTGCGGGTGGGCCCGGGGGATTAGCGGTTGTGGGACACAGATTTACTGGCGGGTCACGGAGGGGGCCAACCAGCCCAAGGGCAGAAACAGAAGCTGGCCGCAGAAGGAAAGGATGTCGTCAACCCGGCGTCCAGCTGTGCGTCTCTGACAGCGCGTCGGCCGCTCTGTCCCGGTCGAGCGTCCAAGTCGGTTCGAGTCGCTGGATGGTGGGACCCGGCCGAGAAGAGGTACCCCCGATCGACGACAACTTCTCTCGGACCGGTCCCGTTCAGTAGCGAGCGATACACCGTTACATACCGATACAGATTGACCAGACCATTCCAGCAACTAAACCGAACGTCGCATACTGGGAAAAGAATGCAAGTTTCTACATTGTTATTGTACTTGGCTACCCACGGAGTCGGAATGCTTCACCAGTCCGTCGATCGCAACGTCTGCCTCTGCCACAATCAGCAAGTGATTAGCAAGTACTAGCCGGCAGTCAACGAGGAGCGCAATTACAGAGTGCGTGCCAACAAATTTCACCGACCCATCGTCCAAGCTTCAAACCAGACTCGCGAGCACAATCGCCACTTTCACTAAATGTTCCCGCCTACCCCTTGAAACTAGTAGTAGTAGTATAGGTAAAAACTGAAGACAGAATTCTGGTCCAAAAAGTTCACGATATTTTAAATAGATGGCAACTGGTAAAATTTTGGATATGTCGGCGTTGTTCTTGAGATGTTATACAAGTACAGCGGTGGAAGTTATATCAGAAAATGAGCAGGAGAAATGTTAATTCACCATGAACACAACAAATGAAACAACAGATGGTTGGGGCCATCTAGCAGAAAGAGTTCTAAAGATTGCATTATGTACACTCAAAATTAATTATACACCGAATCAAAGATGAAATATCTCTTCTTTTTGTATCGCATGAATCAAACGGAATTGAGGTCTTGTGAAACTTGGTTTTGCCACCTGCAACAACAGCAGAAACTCAGTCCTTGTTATGGCTATACTATGTAAGGGAAAAACACAGGAACTGGGGACCAACCTTGTTAGAAGGAACCTTGCCAGCGGGCTTACGGTAGGAGCAGCCAGTGGTGGCGTACTAGCTAATTTCTTGTAGCTTGCTTGTTCGGAGGGAGGTTCAGGCTTCTTTGCAAAAACTGAAGCTGCCGTCTCCTGAAGGCCTTGCAATGAGGACTCCTTTGAGCTGCATCAAAAGGAATCATGAGCAATTATGAGCTGAGAAAATGAGCAGGGTCTATTCTCGAGAGACAGAATGAGAACAAGTGATGGCCCAACCTCCCTAGCCGGTGTAGCAATCTGCCAATCAGTACTTCGCATGATCCAGGTATCTCATGTTCTAGATCCATCAAGGAATCAAGGAAAGCATGAACAGCGGGCCGTTCAAACTTGTCACCAGTAGCCTGCAGCATAATTGCAAGAAAGTACCGAGTTGGAATAGAAGACTGGAGGGATTCAAAGTTATAAGACTTGTCTTATCAAATGCACTAGCACTACTAAACCATTGTCAAAAATGAGGATGAATTAATCAATGTGGCAATTTGAAAGGTAGAATGAACATGTCAGTAGAATCTAACTGAGAAAGAACTAAGAGAAAGAGGGAGCATGCCAAACACATTACCTCCTTCAAACAAGGGATTATCAATGACGAGATTGTAGGTGAAGCTACAGAACTAGAAGCTCGAGAAGCTGATTGTCCATCTGGTAACTGCCGTGATTTACGACCTTTTTGCATGTCTAGACTCTCACTAGGATGAAGAATATAATTTTGTCAAAGAACACTTAAACAATGGGGCACAATGTTTCTACTTTCGAATTTAAAACACGGATATAAGTAAACTTGGAAGTACCTTTGAACATCTTGACTATTTACTCCAGAAGATCTATGCGCATGTGATTCTTTTTCATGCCTGTTGACAACAGGTCTTTCTCGAGCATTTCCCTTTCTTAATCCAGCCTGGAGAGCAGCCTTTGCCTGTACGTACCGAGAAGTACATTAAAAATTATGCATTTATTAATAACCACATACAGAAAATAGGAAACAAAATTATTCATCCATGTCACCTCTGCAAGGTTAACAGCACTATCCTCTAGTGAAGCGCTTGATGCTTTTTCTTGGATCCCCAGCCTTGACCTTGAAGATCTTGGAGTTTCTGGGTCTTCAATTTGACTCCGAACAACTGTCCCACTGGAAGACGTATCTTCATATGAGGAGAATCTGCTGGGAGGCTAACAAATGAGGTGTATCAGTTGCTGCTGCTCACAGGATAGTAGGCctattaattatttaattttaCAAATCTAACAATGACATTTTTAATTTACCTTGGAACTGTGGTTGCTAGCTGCTGCTGGGTACAGCTGAGATGTTCTTGAAGTCCGTAGCACAACTGTTCCTGACCCACTTACAGATTGGTCATTCTGGCAAAGAATTTTAGTTAGTAAAATCATCAAAACTTAACGAAGTTGCATGCCACATATCAAAATCTCACATCATCAGTAGAGCTTTCTAGTCTCCCACGATCATTCAGAGATTCTTCAGACCCAGTATATGATGACCTCCACTGATTTTCTCGATCAGCTGTACGTCTTGGTGTATTTGGACTTTGAGGCACATCAAATCTACTATCCTTGGTGGAGGCAGTCTGAGGGGGCCTTGAAACAACTCGGATAGTTCCCGTGCCCTCTGATCTATCAGGCAAATCCCAGCCTGTAGCTTTTCTGACTGTTCCTTGACTACAGTAGAAAAATAATCAGGTGTGTAAAGACGGAAACGAAGTTTACTTACTGTTTTCTTAAATCTACCTCAAAGGTGGAGCTGCATCTTTTGCCCTATCAACCTTGATAGTACCTGTACCAACATCATCTTCTTCAACATGTGTTTGGCCATTTTGTGTGGCATCCATGCGTTTCGCAGCAAATTTTGGCCGCTCTCTGCCCATGCCGGCAATAGAAGCATACAGCATGAATGAGATGAACACTGATACAATAAATTATCAGTTCAAACAGTTTAGCAATTAACCTTATTCTCTCCAGAAGCTTCGAAGTCTTTCGGGCATTTTTTATGAAACGATGCTTAAGAAGGTCCTTGGCACTAGGCCTCTGCGAGAAAGTGACAAAGAGAACATTAGGCACAAGTGAGGAAGAATATAAATTTAAATGTCATACCAGCTTACATATTAAATTACCACGTTAATTATTGCCAAATAAGAAAGCACGACATGAACTCAGGATTTTAACTAAAGCACAGTATACTAACTAAAATGGTATAATATATATGCAAATCAGGTACATAATGGTGCAGAGAAATGGCTCATGTCACGGATAGAAATACAGAACAAGGGTTTTACCTCTGCTGGATTCTTCCTTAAACATAGTGACACAAACTCTTTCATTGGTTTAGAGAAATGCTCATCAAGCTGCATATTAATAAATATCATTTATCCTCTTGCACAGAAATGCATAGCAATGCTTTTGGTAAGTTGCAACACACTTGGTAACGATTGTTGAAAATGAATCAAATGACCTGTGGAGGATTTTCACGAGGTATCATGAAAAGAACTCTCATGGGATGAATATCTGCCAAAGGGGGTTCACCTTTTGCCATTTCAATAGCAGTAATACCTAACGACCAGATATCTGCCTGCATTGAGACACAACTTTGTCTAAATAAGCGCTCGATAAGAATAAAACTGCTTAACAAATGCACAATTACCTTCTCATTGTACCCTTCAGAATTTTGAATAACCTCAGGTGCCATCCAAAAGGGAGTTCCAACAAATGTCTGAACAGTTCAAAATCATTAGCAGCAATACAAAGGTTCGCTCTCTAATCTATCTAAAATTGTAAAgtgcaaaacaaaaaaaaatcatatTTCTCAAATCTAGCCACAGATTACACAGGTTATTCCTAGCTTTACAGTGAACGATGTAATGATTAAAAGATGCTACCGTACCTACATGCTCCATTGAGCTGAACAGGATCATATACGAATGTCCAGCAGCACAGCACATATATAGAACAGTCAACAAGTATTGTTTTCAATAGGGACTGACAGTTTAGTCATCTGGAAATGATAGCTAATCAGTTTACAGTAAGTAACAAGGGGATTTGATTCTATTATCTTTTGTTCCAAGGATTTCATTAATGAGTAGAATGTAAAATCGATCATCTAGGCCAGTCAATTTGAGCGATAGTTGAGGTTTAAAAGGTTCCTGATGCATACTCAGAAGTATTGAGCAACTTGACATGATCAAAGAATGGTTAAGATGGTACCTTTCTCCTAGACATTGTTTTAGTCAGCTGTGCAGAAACCCCGAAGTCTGCAACCTATGTAATACACATGGTAACATCACAATATGTATTGTAGGCTGGATATTAAGAATAGCAGTCACAATGAAAAACATTCCTAAATGTAGAATCTTCCACAAGTATTAGGAAAATTATACCTTCACATCTCCACTTTCAGTGAGGAGGATATTTGCCGCTGCAAAATATCAAACAATTTATCATTGCAATTTACATCATGCTGGGCATTACATGAAAAAACAGCATTGGCAACAGCATATCCTGATTAATTAGTCCTTGCACAACAACAGGATCATCTGTGTTTGTGTAATAAGCTCTATGTTTAACAGTATCAAATATAATGAATCCTTACATGTCACACTGAGTAAATGGTTTGGATTGGCAACCGTATTATTGCATGCTAACCCTCATCTTTCCACATAGAACTTTTAAGGTAGATTTATTTGACCATAACCCTTCGCATCACTATACCTGTGGAAGGACATTACCAACTGTCCACTAAACATGTACCCTTTAGATTTGTAAATAGGGTGGTTTGGTATTGGTGTTGCTCTCGTTTACATCCACCAGTACCTCTAAGATTTCGAATTTATCCGGTCCCATGCTACTACCAGCAGTAACGATTCTCCAGCCACCCCTTCAGCATCTTAAGTTCTTAACCCAACCAAATTTTAATTGAAtagcaaataagatccaaatgtTTTCGTACAAGCAAGGAATTTAAATGGAACAATTAATAAAAGGTCAAGTAACTTTATTGTATCAATGAAGTCATAGTCAACTAATTTGATATGCAGTAcgccctccgttccaaattgtaggtcgttttggcaaatttagatacataatttttgctatgtatctggACATAGCATACATCTAGGTGTATCGCAAaagctatgtatctagatttgccaaaacgacctacaatttggaacggagggagtattagATATGTTCTACACATCCCAGGACGGGAATGGAGTGACTACTTGATTAGGGTAGttcgaatggagtggataggTTTCCAGAAAAACATTTTGTAATGCAAGAGTAATACAGAATACATTTAATTGTTGAGTGGATATGTATCAACCAAGCAATTGTTGAATCAGACTCGGTTCTTACAGAATACAAAAAAAAAAGCTTCATGTCCATTGGTTTTAGTTTCTTATAGTTAACAGACAGTCAGACAGACAGTTAATGAAGGTGTAATACACTGCTTATGTCTCTGTGGCTGCTATCAATCAACTGGCCGCATAGCCTCCAACTAGATAAATTTATTTCCATGACAATGATATATACCTAACTAGCAAAGGGATTACTAAGACCAAAGGGAAAAGATCTATCAAGATATATCACATACACTATGCAACAAGGTAAGTCAATCTGGAAATATTATCCATTACCACCTAAAGTAAACACAACTTAAGGGAAGGCTCATTCCAGTTTACATCCTCCTAAGATTGATGTGGCTTGAAGAGTTCGACTGCTATTGGGTTGGTAGTTGTTCCAAATAGTTGCAGGTTTTCAAGAGAAACATCCAGataagaaaagggaaagggggGAGAAGTAAGACCTTTAATATCACGGTGGATTTTTCCTTCAGAATGCAGATATTCAATTGCATGTAACAAGTCCCTCAGAATACATGCGATAGACATTTCATCCAGAGGAGGGCCAGCTTGAAGCTGTCAAAGAGATGAAAGCAACAGCAACATTCAATTATCACCCAAGTAGTTTATCTGATGCTTGGCAAATGGCAATGGTATAACATTAACTTCACTTCTATCTGCATTGTATTAAGCATTGTGCTGGGTCAATTGAGAAGGATATACAAAACATACAAGATCAGCCACAGAACCACCAGCCATGTATTCCATTACTATCCACAGTTTAGTCTGGTGAAGATAAGAGCCGTAATAATCAGTTATATAAGGGCACCGGCATTGTGACAAAACAGATATCTCCTGCAACAGGAAATAAAGCCTTTTAGGGAAAGAATTTTCCATAACAATGCATGTTAAGTTGATCCAATGATAACGTAGTATCCAATATAGAGCACAAGGTGAAACTACAACCTTTTGTATGTCTTCAATGTCATCCTCACTGCATGGAATTGGTTGAAAAGAAATTAATAAATTGGAATAAATTCTTGGCGGAAGAAAACAGACCAGAAAAAAACAAAGAATCTATAATGAAAATATGTGCCAATTAGTTAAGTATTTTGCAAGGAAAATTTAGTTACAGATGCGCAATGAGGTACAGGGCCTGGTAAAGTTTGCAGTTTCACGGCGAGTTTCTTTCCAAGGAAATCTAGTGGTGATATAATTATATGGTAGTTTCTGACATTGATTAGAGGGAGTGGTCAATcaaaaaagaaatagagggagtGGAAATGCATGCAACCATAAGGCTCGACATGGGCATCCATTTCACAGAAAAGCAAAACTTCTCCATTCCTTCTCCATTTTTTAAAAACATACACACGCACACTCATTCACTACAATCATTTTTTTTATTCAAAACAAATAAGCATTTTTGGGAAAAAAATAGAGGGAAATATTACAGGTGGAGTGAAAATAATAACTAATATGTTGAAAAAGGAAGTCAAGGTAAAATCGATGTTTTGAACTCACGCTTCTTCCAGATCAATGACTTTTATAGCAACCTCCTTATTCAATTCCTTGTCAAACCTACCAAAAAAATAACACAAAAGAATATTGAGCAAGCACTGAAATTCAACATAAAATGAGGTAGGAGAAAGGATAGAAGTACACAACTCATGTGCGAAATTTAAGGGGACCTAATGCCTATGGATATGAGAGAAAATATTCAATAGCTTTTAAAGTGAAAGAAGAAATAAGGAAAATGTTATGTCATTCTCCATGCAAAATTGCAAATAGCACACCAACTTTGATGTGCATTATATGTGAAGTAAACAGTATAAATATATTGAGGAACGATACAAAGTACATAGCGGAATTTCCATTTCACATGCTAACTATTGTCTATTCCAAAGGTAAGAATTTAAGTATAGAGGAAACAACATATGGAAGTTGCCTAGGCAGTGAGTTACAAACAAATTATTAACCAGTTTCCCCACGTAACATGCACACCCTTTATTTTTGAGAGCACGTGAAGCTCGCGTATCTTTTCTTTGAAAATTCGAGGAAAGAAACCAGTAACAGCCTACCCCTCACTTAAGTGTGTCGCATCATAAAGCGCTTATGTTCTACATGAACAAAACAATTATACCTTCAGTCATGTGAGCAAGCATATTCCTCAGTCCTCACAAGAATGGCATTTCCCCACATAAAGATAGCTATTAATATATAGAAAACAAGTCGGATAACATGTGATCAATATTTCAAAGGTCGGTTACGTAGCCGCCTGGGTGGCGCTAGACGCCACGGCTAATGCCGAGCCCCAAAGTTGCTGCCTAGCCTTCCTAATGGGCCACTACTCACTAGGCGACACCTGCATATCGGTTTTTTAGAAGCAAAGCTGCCATCCAATACTAGAACCACCCAATTAAAGCTGCCATGCCCTGCAAGCTCATCTTCGTTAGCCACTATACCAACCCGTGTTCGCCAAAATCCCTCACCCAGCACTCACCCCAGATCCCATGAAACCACCAATGCCACCGAACAAAGGTGGACAACATCACGAACGCCACTCCGCTGGCCACTCGATCACCTAATTCCCAAAACTCAACGCACGAATTCCCCGCTGGACCCAGCCCCGCCTCGAGCCCCAACACTCAAATCCGCAATGCCGCTCGACCGGCAGCAAAACTAGCGGCTCAATCGAGCgcggccaccgcccgccgcgcaTCAGCTCGGAAATCCGCGCGATGTGATAGGAGGCGAGAAGGAAAATTTGGGGGCAGGAGTAAGAGGGCGTCATCCGTACCCTTTGTAGACATCGCCGAAGGAGCCACGGCCGATGAGGTCGCGGCTGCTGAACCGCGCCTCGATGGCGGCCGCCATCGACGCCGAGTCCGACATGCCTTGCTACCCCGAGATCCGGCAGCCGGGCTAGGGTTTTGGAGGGCCGGGATCGCTGCTCGCCGTCTTCCTCCTGGCGCTAGGTTTTGGATTCGGGGCGGCGTTCGTCTCGCGCTACTCGCTGCCTCCGGTTTCGCCTATTTCGACAGGTCGCGAGATTTGGCGTTGGTGCCTGGTTTGCGTCTGTTCGTCCAGGAGGGCTGGGCTGCCTGCAGAAGGTGGGGGCGGGGAGGTCAGGGACGCGATAGACACTGTCGTGTGGGGCCCCCTATAATGTCCCTTCCTCAGAGGTCTGTCATCCGCGAAGTACTGCACAGCTCGCTCAAAAATTATTTGTGGAAATTCGTGATTCCCCGCTGCTGATGAGTAAGGTTCGCGGAGTGGGTGAATGTTCGAGAAACGAAATGATACCTTAATACTTTGGATCGGAGGGAGCAAGAATGTGAGGCACAATATAACTGGAGTgtgtttcaaaaaaaatatttatTTGGAGAAATAAAAATTATGTTTTTTTGTTACGCACCAAACATCGTATTCAAGAAAATGTTGCATTAATTTTGGCCTATCGTGCTTTGCTGGTGAGGGTTAATAGGGATCGCTGTTCTCGCATGCTTGCCAGCAAGCGTGTGATAGTGAAGAGTGGACTTTGAGAACAAATGGAACACAGTACAGTCCTTTAGCATGAAGGCTGGGAGATGTTGCATAAACAGGCCGTGAATAGTGCAAGTATCAGGGGATGTGATCCATCCTTCCATCTAGCACTAGCACGCATCTGCATCCTGGTACTCCTGGTTGCCGTCATGTTAGGCTCAGCCAGTGTCAGCGATGATCCCAGCTCGATTGGATCGGACGCGTCGGACCCTTTCCCGGGCCGGTGCCTGAACCTCTTGACCTGAACGCAGCCGCAGTGCCTGTTGCTCCTCCGGAgcggctcgccgccgccgcctcctcttcTGCCTCTCGCGTCGGCGTCCTCTTCCACCTCGCTTTCCACGCGCCCTTCCCGCACTGCCACCTTCTTCCTCGGCATGCCAGCGCGCTCCGCCAGAGATTAGGTGCTGGTCAAGTCGCCGTTCTGCGCCGCAGCATCAGGTGCAGGCGTGCAGCGTCTGGAGCTGCTTCAGTCTCTGGATCTTGTGGCATTTCTGTTGTTGCTTCTTCTTGTGCCAGTTCTGCAGGAAACCTGTTCGTGAGGGTCTGAAGACCCTTCTCTTCGAGCATCGAAAGCGGCAGCAGCATCAACTTCTTTGGGGTGGGAAGACTCGACGAGTTCATGGATCCGAGGAAGGGCCCGATCTACCTCGTCTGGGAGTGTCTGCTGCATGAGAAAATAGCCGATAGGGAATTCCTTCGTGATGCCTTCCACCTGCAAATGAAATGGCAATGCCACTATAAACGAGTAGAGGTTACTGTATTCATCAAACTGAGACTGTTTGTGCGGTGGTTGCGCGCGCGGGGTGGGGTGGTgggttttttttttgggggggggggtgttgagATTGAAAAATTGGGAATTCAAACATGTGGATCTTGCATTCGGTGCATTAGGACGGTGCTGGTGCTTCCAACCAATCACACGGTGCAAAAACGGCAACTGAATCAGATGGAGACATAGTACTTAAAAAAAGCAATATTCCTAGCTAATCAAGCGCACAGCGGGGGAGCTATGCATCGTCTATGTTACAAAATCCTGATCCATCGCCTGAAGAGCTCGCGTTGGTTATTTCAGCTCATTAAACGGAATTGGCCCAGGTaagcttcttcctcctcgcgtttgcgtcgccgccgccgcttgcttcTTCCGAGGATTGATGTTCGGGAGGTTTGGGCTTTGGATTCGGGTCCTAGGTTGCTGGGGGTGGGATGTCTCCGGCGTGGCCAGCTGTAAAGAGAGGTCGCCGGCAGCAGGGTAGCAGGTTGTGGGCGGGGCGGCGGAAGTCGCCGATCGCGAGCAGTGGAGGACAACCAATGGCTCGTGGTTGCAGTGGggaggcacggcgagctcccatAGGTGCGGCCGGCAGCGTGGGGGCGAGCAGGGTCGGTGGCGACGGTTCCACCCTCGGAGGCGGAGGTGGCTGGCCGCGCGGGGAAGAAGATAAACCTTCCTTGCTCGTGGGCCGGTGCTTCAGGTGATAGGATGATTTTCCTATCACCTGAAGCGATGCATAATCGCTCCCAGCGCACAGTAACCATGCGTAGTGTCAAGAAAAACAACCATGCTTGCAAAACAAGGGCACTGAAGCTTAGCATCATCATCATCTGGAACCAAATTTGTACAGCTGCAGATTAACTAGGGCGGTCATCGTCCAGGCGATAGACTGCACTTTGTGGCGTCTGCCTTTGGCGCTACATGCTGAGATATAAACATGGGAAATCATTGCTAATCGCACAGACAGATGGCAATGGCTCCGTGCTGTGCTATGCACAGCCACATTAATCCACACTATCAGGAACCCCAAGAAACCTAAACAACCAGCTAACTGTCAGCACTCAGCAGGGCAACAAACTAAGTTTTCTTTTTCCACTACTTTGTACAATAAGAAGGCCAAGAGCTGGTAGTCTCCCTCAGAGAAAAATTGGATTAGCTGCCTCGGCACCCACTCCATCACTGTGCTTGAACATTTTCAGCTGCACGCAGAGCCTTCCACTCCTCCGGAGGTCATCAGTGTCCCTTGGAATTTGAGTTTCGCCCTCATCTTGCCGACCCCGCTTCATTGATTCTGGTGAGCTTGAACCTAGAGATGAAGATGACGGGGTCATTGTCAAATGGGAGGTTTGCCATGGCTCCATGGCCTCTTGTTCCTTGTACTCCTCACCCCCATTTAGTAGAGGAACGGTGCCATCAAACACCATGTCACACTTGCTTGCCTGATATGGGACTAGCGCGCCTGGATACTGATGAGGGTTCGAAGGATCCTGAAAGAGTGAAGGTTTCCCCCTTTTCCTTGGGTTCTTCGATCTGACAGGGCCAGTTTGGCCCTGAGCTGCTTGATGTTTCCTTCTGTTGCCCTGCGGTGGGGAGTAGTTCTTGATCATTGTACCCACCTTCTCTAAGAAGCTTGCAACCTCTGCAGGAAGCAAGTGTCCCTCAAGATACCGATCAATTACTGGGAAATCATTCTTCAAATCTTCAATCTGCAAGTCACAAACAATAAGGACACCGAGGCCCACCATGTAAGCAAAATGCACAAGAGACCAACTTTCTGTGAAGGCCTTACCATTGAAGAAATGTCATGAGAGGTATTCTGACTACATCCAGTAGCATTCTGTCCAGCTACAGACTCATCTGGTGGTAGGGAGTTGATATTGGTTTCTGCAGAAGGGGTGAAACGGCAGCCAACCAATTGATGGAACTCCTCAATCTCACGAGCATACTCAACCCTCCAGTCTTTCCACTTACTCCATGTTCTTCTTGCCCACATTGGTACGCCGTGGAGGCGACCCTGGTCCCTTCCAAACTGCCTAGCAAACCTGTCAGGAACATACACCTCCTTTATGTTAAAGCTGATTAGCCAAGTCCGTGAGTAGCAGATGTTATCTGCAGCAATGCAATATTCTGGAACAATTGCTGGATTCATGTCCTTGTAAGGGTTCCAATTGACCTGAAAACATAATTGGGATAGTATAACATAACAGTTGAAACATTGGAACATGATTACAAGTAGGTAATTTGGGACTTGCCTCAGATAACTGAAGCTGCTCGAAAACTTTTCTCCACTCCATAACTTTTTTTCTTTGTCCACGTGTTGCTCCTCCAAAGTTCCACCGGCAAGCCCGGGGCAGCAAGGTGCTCTGGTTCTTCTGTTGTGGTTGAGTTATAGGAAGGTACTCATAAATCCAAGCCTTGCAGGAACAAGGGGAAGCCCAGATTAGTGAGGCAGATAATACAAAACCACAGATAATAATCAGAAATCATTCAGTTAAAGAGCACACCATCAGCAAAGTTGCACTGCCAAGAAACTGTGTTGTGGCATTAGGTGTTACTGCAACAGACAATCCCCTATACAGATGAGCAAGGGCTGCAGCCCCCCAAGCATACTCATGGATCTTCCTAAAATCTGCCAACAGGGGTAGATATCTTGGGGATACAAATCCTCTCATTGTGTCAGGAAATAAGGTGGAACCAACCAGGTATAGAAGGTATGCTCTGGTGCTATATGCAATCTCATTAATGGTCGGATTTTCTGGTAGTTGACTGAACTTCCTATACAACCAAGTCAACCTAATTAAGCCACACAATTGCTCCCCATTTCCAGGGCTCTCTCCAAGATAATGCAAGCACATTCGATTCACAGCTTCATCACCAATCGGCTCTGCGGTCACCACATGACCAGTCACTGGAATGCCAAGAATGTATGAAACATCACGAAGTGA is part of the Panicum hallii strain FIL2 chromosome 2, PHallii_v3.1, whole genome shotgun sequence genome and encodes:
- the LOC112882230 gene encoding protein MAIN-LIKE 1-like isoform X3, which produces MDLVSEGLTAQQQKANSRRPVGSSQIWTRYGVLLPSQQTRKLKEWVLTDQQQQLVNASGLGHLALTTGFTIDRSLLTSFCERWNNETNTAHFMGFEMAPSLRDVSYILGIPVTGHVVTAEPIGDEAVNRMCLHYLGESPGNGEQLCGLIRLTWLYRKFSQLPENPTINEIAYSTRAYLLYLVGSTLFPDTMRGFVSPRYLPLLADFRKIHEYAWGAAALAHLYRGLSVAVTPNATTQFLGSATLLMAWIYEYLPITQPQQKNQSTLLPRACRWNFGGATRGQRKKVMEWRKVFEQLQLSEVNWNPYKDMNPAIVPEYCIAADNICYSRTWLISFNIKEVYVPDRFARQFGRDQGRLHGVPMWARRTWSKWKDWRVEYAREIEEFHQLVGCRFTPSAETNINSLPPDESVAGQNATGCSQNTSHDISSMIEDLKNDFPVIDRYLEGHLLPAEVASFLEKVGTMIKNYSPPQGNRRKHQAAQGQTGPVRSKNPRKRGKPSLFQDPSNPHQYPGALVPYQASKCDMVFDGTVPLLNGGEEYKEQEAMEPWQTSHLTMTPSSSSLGSSSPESMKRGRQDEGETQIPRDTDDLRRSGRLCVQLKMFKHSDGVGAEAANPIFL
- the LOC112882230 gene encoding protein MAIN-LIKE 1-like isoform X2, with product MAQAQIRPSGDKMDLVSEGLTAQQQKANSRRPVGSSQIWTRYGVLLPSQQTRKLKEWVLTDQQQQLVNASGLGHLALTTGFTIDRSLLTSFCERWNNETNTAHFMGFEMAPSLRDVSYILGIPVTGHVVTAEPIGDEAVNRMCLHYLGESPGNGEQLCGLIRLTWLYRKFSQLPENPTINEIAYSTRAYLLYLVGSTLFPDTMRGFVSPRYLPLLADFRKIHEYAWGAAALAHLYRGLSVAVTPNATTQFLGSATLLMAWIYEYLPITQPQQKNQSTLLPRACRWNFGGATRGQRKKVMEWRKVFEQLQLSEVNWNPYKDMNPAIVPEYCIAADNICYSRTWLISFNIKEVYVPDRFARQFGRDQGRLHGVPMWARRTWSKWKDWRVEYAREIEEFHQLVGCRFTPSAETNINSLPPDESVAGQNATGCSQNTSHDISSMIEDLKNDFPVIDRYLEGHLLPAEVASFLEKVGTMIKNYSPPQGNRRKHQAAQGQTGPVRSKNPRKRGKPSLFQDPSNPHQYPGALVPYQASKCDMVFDGTVPLLNGGEEYKEQEAMEPWQTSHLTMTPSSSSLGSSSPESMKRGRQDEGETQIPRDTDDLRRSGRLCVQLKMFKHSDGVGAEAANPIFL
- the LOC112882230 gene encoding protein MAIN-LIKE 1-like isoform X1; amino-acid sequence: MAQAQIRPSGVPFRALDKMDLVSEGLTAQQQKANSRRPVGSSQIWTRYGVLLPSQQTRKLKEWVLTDQQQQLVNASGLGHLALTTGFTIDRSLLTSFCERWNNETNTAHFMGFEMAPSLRDVSYILGIPVTGHVVTAEPIGDEAVNRMCLHYLGESPGNGEQLCGLIRLTWLYRKFSQLPENPTINEIAYSTRAYLLYLVGSTLFPDTMRGFVSPRYLPLLADFRKIHEYAWGAAALAHLYRGLSVAVTPNATTQFLGSATLLMAWIYEYLPITQPQQKNQSTLLPRACRWNFGGATRGQRKKVMEWRKVFEQLQLSEVNWNPYKDMNPAIVPEYCIAADNICYSRTWLISFNIKEVYVPDRFARQFGRDQGRLHGVPMWARRTWSKWKDWRVEYAREIEEFHQLVGCRFTPSAETNINSLPPDESVAGQNATGCSQNTSHDISSMIEDLKNDFPVIDRYLEGHLLPAEVASFLEKVGTMIKNYSPPQGNRRKHQAAQGQTGPVRSKNPRKRGKPSLFQDPSNPHQYPGALVPYQASKCDMVFDGTVPLLNGGEEYKEQEAMEPWQTSHLTMTPSSSSLGSSSPESMKRGRQDEGETQIPRDTDDLRRSGRLCVQLKMFKHSDGVGAEAANPIFL